CTTCGCGCTGCGCTCGGAGGGGGAGGTTTCGATCCTCGCGGAAATCAAGCGGGCCTCGCCCGCCAAGGGAGTCCTCCGGGCGGATCTGGATCCGGCGGATCTGGCCCGCCGGTACCAGGAAGGCGGCGCCCGGGCGATCTCGGTCCTGACGGACCGCGAGTTCTTCAAGGGGTCGCCCGAAGATCTCGCCGCCGCCCGCCGCGCCGTCGAGCTCCCCGTGCTCCGCAAGGACTTCGTCATCGACGAATACCACCTGTGGGAGGCGCGGGCGATGCGGGCGGACGCGGCGCTCCTCATCGTGAGGATCCTCGATCGACGCCAGCTGGCCGACTATATCGCCCTGGCGCGCGAGGAACTGGGGCTCGCCGCCCTCGTCGAAGCCCACACGGAGAAGGAGGTCGAAACGGCGCTCGACGCGGGGGCGTCGATCGTGGGAATCAATAACCGCGATCTCGATACGTTCCGGGTGTCGCTCGAGACGACGGCGCGGCTGCGGGGCCTGATCCCGCCGTCCGTGACCGTGGTCAGCGAAAGCGGCATCGCCCGGCCCGACGATGTGGCGCTCCTCCGGGCGCTCAAGGTGGACGCCGCGCTCGTCGGGGAAGAACTC
The sequence above is drawn from the Planctomycetota bacterium genome and encodes:
- the trpC gene encoding indole-3-glycerol phosphate synthase TrpC — protein: MILDEIVAFKKRELRRARQERPPAELKARIRGLPPPRPFALRSEGEVSILAEIKRASPAKGVLRADLDPADLARRYQEGGARAISVLTDREFFKGSPEDLAAARRAVELPVLRKDFVIDEYHLWEARAMRADAALLIVRILDRRQLADYIALAREELGLAALVEAHTEKEVETALDAGASIVGINNRDLDTFRVSLETTARLRGLIPPSVTVVSESGIARPDDVALLRALKVDAALVGEELVKAEDPAARIRELRGAHHARTGNPRRD